From a single Candidatus Nezhaarchaeota archaeon genomic region:
- a CDS encoding branched-chain amino acid ABC transporter permease, with product MFNELRARINVIKLFFWIVPLAILTVVPIITDNVYVIHILILANVYVVFASSWDLISGYTGQVSLGHALFFGGGGYLTALLTMRLGVSPPLCLLIAGISMAGLSLVVGVPCLRLSGPYLAIATLAFAEVVRSLVIAFPHITRGDEGIPLTYLVRGIVPNYYISLVLMVSMVGAMYLIANRYFRVPFIAIRENEAVAKASGINTARYRLLAFTLSAFFSGVIGSFYALYAMAVTPHELSIDMSILPLTMSIVGGMGTITGPVLGAYALTILTEALRALIYKVRILIYALLLVIFVILMPGGIIKALSDLVKTYKARFASLRA from the coding sequence AATCACAGACAATGTGTACGTCATCCACATCTTAATACTAGCGAATGTGTACGTTGTCTTTGCCTCAAGTTGGGACTTAATTTCAGGCTATACCGGTCAAGTTAGTTTAGGACATGCTCTCTTCTTCGGAGGAGGAGGTTACCTAACGGCCCTTCTTACAATGCGGCTTGGCGTATCACCGCCTCTTTGTCTTTTAATTGCCGGGATTTCTATGGCGGGCCTTAGCCTAGTAGTGGGAGTGCCTTGCTTAAGGCTCTCAGGGCCGTATCTCGCAATAGCGACTCTGGCCTTTGCAGAGGTTGTAAGGTCTTTAGTAATTGCGTTTCCGCATATAACGCGTGGAGATGAGGGAATACCCCTTACATACTTAGTACGTGGAATAGTGCCTAATTACTACATCTCACTTGTGCTAATGGTATCCATGGTAGGCGCGATGTATTTAATCGCGAACCGTTACTTTAGGGTACCGTTCATCGCAATAAGAGAGAATGAAGCTGTAGCAAAGGCATCAGGCATAAACACTGCAAGGTATAGACTTCTGGCCTTTACATTAAGTGCCTTCTTTAGTGGGGTAATTGGGAGCTTCTATGCACTCTACGCCATGGCAGTAACTCCGCATGAATTGTCCATTGATATGTCTATACTCCCCTTAACAATGAGCATAGTCGGCGGAATGGGGACTATAACAGGCCCCGTTCTTGGAGCATACGCCCTCACAATTTTAACTGAGGCACTTCGTGCCCTCATTTACAAAGTACGCATCTTAATCTATGCCTTGCTATTAGTAATATTTGTGATACTGATGCCAGGCGGCATTATTAAAGCACTTAGTGATCTTGTTAAAACTTATAAAGCCCGCTTTGCGTCATTAAGAGCTTAG